The Borrelia hispanica CRI DNA window TCTATTACCAATCTTAAAATACAAAATTGATCATCAAATTTTTTTATTTATAATATATGTCTATCATCATAGACATTGGTGTATCTTTGTTCCACGTTTATTAAACATTAAAGCTTATTTTTTTAACATATTATCTCGCATAAACAATAACCACACAATAAACTTAATATTTTTAATTAAAACACAAATGAAATACATCGAAAAAAAAGAAAACAACTTCCCTAAATAAAGAGAAGTGTTGTCCTTAACGATTTATTTTATCTTTTATTACTCAAATTACTAATTTATTTAGCGGTTGTAGCTTGAGTAGTATCAGATTTAGTAGAGTTAACTCCACTAGTCTCAGAGTATTTTATTCCCTTGACTGCTTCTCTTATTTTATCTAAGTTACTTTCTACTGTTTTCTTAATTATTACATCCAATATACCTAATACCTTATTTACTGCACTTACTGCTGATGCTTTCACTGCTCCGGCTTCATTAGCAGCAGCACTAAATTTACCACTCTTAGTCATTGCCTTAAGAGCTACTGCTGCTGCCAAATCTGCATTGGTTTTTGCCCCATAGTTATTAGCACCAATTTTAGTAGCTAACGCACCAGCCTCATTATTATTATCTTGAGTAAGCTCAACAACCTTAGCATTATGAATCTTATCAACCATTGCCCATGGATCTGCTTTTGATACCTCACCTGCTAGTTTTGAAGCAGCACCAGCACCAACTGCAGCATTGGCAGTAAGAACAGCAGGTGCATCAGTATTAGCACCAGCAGCCACTTCACCACCAGCAATCCCTTCTCCAATATTTACTCCAGAATTAATAGCAGTCTCAACTATAATCTTAATCTCATCAATAACAGTCTTAACCCCAGCCTCCTCAGCAGCCACGGCAGCAGCAGCATTATCACCTATATCAGTATCACCAACAACCCCAGCAAGCTTAGTTACAGAAGTTACTAATTTTGCAATAATTCCACTAGTACCTTTAATAACAGTCTCAACCGCTGTAATATC harbors:
- a CDS encoding variable large family protein, yielding MMVMMVVMGCNSGGVKEGEGESSQSKFLKSIIGLRNEFLNVFTSFGDMVGGILGFNAVKSDDKRSKVGEHFKSIGDGLKSTKDKLDALAKDISSTAYADITAVETVIKGTSGIIAKLVTSVTKLAGVVGDTDIGDNAAAAVAAEEAGVKTVIDEIKIIVETAINSGVNIGEGIAGGEVAAGANTDAPAVLTANAAVGAGAASKLAGEVSKADPWAMVDKIHNAKVVELTQDNNNEAGALATKIGANNYGAKTNADLAAAVALKAMTKSGKFSAAANEAGAVKASAVSAVNKVLGILDVIIKKTVESNLDKIREAVKGIKYSETSGVNSTKSDTTQATTAK